The following are from one region of the Trichoderma breve strain T069 chromosome 5, whole genome shotgun sequence genome:
- a CDS encoding HEAT-like repeat domain-containing protein codes for MSSSEINTVLANSLSADANLRNAAEQQLTQAAESNFPLYLATLVQELANEQAESSIRAAAGIALKNAFTARDFARQQELQTKWLQGTDDETKNRVKQLTLQTLSSSNTRAGNAAAQVISSIAAIELPRNQWPDLLPFLVKNVSEGADHQKQASLTTIGYICESQDSELRLALVTHSNAILTAVVQGARKEEANVEVRLAAITALGDSLEFVANNFKHEGERNYIMQVVCEATQADDSRIQQGAFGCLNRIMGLYYENMRFYMEKALFGLTILGMKSEDEDVAKLAVEFWSTVCEEEISIEDDNSQVESSDQMRSFYNFARVAANEVVPVLLTLLTKQDEDATDDEYNLSRAAYQCLQLYSQAVNATIIAPVLSFVESNLRSDDWHNRDAAVSAFGAIMEGPDEKVLEPIVKQALPVLITMMDDSSLQVKDSTAYALGRVTEACSEAIDAQQHLPTLIASLFKGLISNAKMAPSCCWALMNLAERFAGDFGASSNPITPHFNQAVSSLLDVTARQDTETSVRTAAYEVLNVFVQNSASESLPAIASLSDVIIKRLEETIPLQTQVVSVEDKLTLEEMQNSLCTVLQAIISRLDKEITPQGDRIMQVLLQILSTIGGKSSVPEAIFATISALSTTMEEDFIKYMEAFVPFLYNALGNQDEPSLCSMAIGLVSDITRSMGERSQPFCDNFMNYLLNNLRSTTLANQFKPAILQCFGDIAGAIGGHFETYLSVVAQVLEQASTVTATPEGPDEMYYYVISLREGIMDAWGGIIGAMKSSGKTQVLQQYVPAIFQLLNLISTDANRSESLMRAAMGVIGDLADAYPNGELVDAFRQGWLTAMIKETKTNRDFQPRTIETARWAREQVKRQLGGTQGVIAQS; via the exons ATGTCGAGCTCAGAGATTAATACGGTGCTCGCCAACTCGCTGTCTGCAG ATGCGAACCTGCGAAACGCCGCCGAACAACAACTCACCCAGGCAGCGGAGAGTAACTTC CCGCTGTATCTCGCTACACTCGTTCAAGAACTCGCAAACGAACAAGCAGAGAGCTCCATCCGAGCCGCTGCCGGTATTGCCCTCAAGAACGCCTTCACAGCCAGAGACTTCGCCAGGCAACAGGAGCTGCAGACAAAATGGCTTCAGGGAACGGACGATGAGACCAAGAACCGGGTGAAGCAGCTGACACTGCAGACCCTGTCCTCAAGCAACACCCGTGCTGGCAATGCTGCCGCCCAAgtcatctcctccatcgccgccatcgagCTGCCCCGCAACCAATGGCCCGATCTGCTGCCTTTCCTTGTCAAGAACGTGAGCGAGGGCGCCGATCACCAGAAGCAGGCTTCACTCACCACCATTGGCTACATCTGCGAAAGCCAAGACTCCGAGCTGCGACTCGCTCTCGTAACCCACTCCAACGCCATCCTGACCGCTGTCGTCCAGGGCGCTCgcaaggaggaggccaaCGTCGAGGTCCGACTCGCCGCCATCACGGCGCTGGGCGATTCGCTCGAGTTTGTTGCCAACAACTTCAAGCATGAGGGCGAGCGAAACTACATCATGCAAGTCGTTTGCGAGGCCACCCAGGCCGATGACTCGAGAATCCAGCAGGGCGCTTTCGGCTGCCTGAACCGCATCATGGGTCTCTACTACGAGAACATGCGCTTCTACATGGAGAAGGCCCTCTTTGGTCTGACCATTCTCGGGATGAAAtccgaggatgaggacgtcGCCAAGCTGGCCGTCGAATTCTGGAGCACCGTCTGCGAAGAGGAAATTTCCATCGAAGACGACAACTCACAGGTCGAGAGCTCGGACCAGATGCGCTCCTTCTACAACTTTGCGCGCGTTGCCGCCAACGAGGTTGTGCCCGTCTTGCTGACTCTCCTGACCAAGCAGGATGAGGATGCTACGGATGACGAGTATAACTTGTCCAGGGCTGCCTACCAGTGTCTGCAGCTCTACTCCCAGGCTGTCAACGCCACCATCATCGCTCCCGTTTTGTCCTTTGTCGAGTCGAACCTGAGATCTGATGACTGGCACAACCGAGACGCTGCCGTTTCTGCATTTGGCGCCATTATGGAGGGCCCCGATGAGAAGGTTCTGGAGCCCATTGTCAAGCAGGCTCTGCCTGTCCTGATCACCATGATGGACGACTCCTCTCTCCAGGTCAAGGACTCCACCGCCTATGCCTTGGGCCGCGTCACCGAGGCGTGCTCAGAGGCTATTGATgctcaacagcatcttccCACGCTGATTGCGTCCCTCTTCAAGGGCCTTATTAGCAACGCCAAGATGGCCCCATCTTGCTGCTGGGCCCTGATGAACCTCGCCGAACGCTTCGCCGGCGATTTTGGTGCTTCTTCTAACCCCATTACTCCTCACTTTAACCAGGCCGTCAGCTCCTTGCTGGACGTCACTGCTCGCCAGGATACCGAGACATCCGTGCGAACCGCCGCCTACGAAGTCCTCAATGTCTTTGTTCAGAACTCTGCCTCTGAGAGCCTGCCGGCCATCGCATCCCTGTCTgatgtcatcatcaagcgTCTCGAGGAGACCATTCCTCTCCAGACTCAGGTCGTTAGCGTCGAGGACAAGCTGACTCTGGAAGAGATGCAAAACAGCCTGTGCACTGTTCTGCAAGCCATCATCTCGCGCCTTGACAAGGAGATTACCCCTCAAGGTGATCGCATCATGCAGGTCCTCCTTCAGATCCTCAGCACCATCGGAGGAAAGTCTAGCGTGCCCGAGGCCATCTTCGCCACCATCAGCGCCCTGTCAACTACCATGGAGGAAGACTTCATCAAATACATGGAGGCCTTTGTCCCCTTCCTGTACAATGCTCTTGGAAACCAAGACGAGCCTAGTCTCTGCTCGATGGCTATTGGCCTCGTCAGCGACATTACGCGATCCATGGGCGAGCGCAGCCAGCCTTTCTGCGATAACTTCATGAACTATCTCCTCAACAACCTAAGG AGTACCACTCTTGCCAACCAGTTCAAGCCCGCTATTCTGCAGTGCTTTGGTGATATTGCCGGCGCCATCGGAGGCCACTTCGAGACGTACCTCTCAGTCGTTGCTCAAGTTTTGGAGCAAGCATCCACAGTCACAGCGACCCCGGAGGGTCCCGATGAGATGTACTACTATGTCATCTCTCTGCGAGAAGGTATCATGGATGCGTGGGGAGGCATTATCGGTGCCATGAAGTCCAGCGGAAAGA CGCAAGTCCTTCAGCAATATGTTCCCGCCAtcttccagcttctcaaccTCATTAGCACTGATGCCAACCGCAGCGAGTCACTTATGAGGGCGGCTATGGGAGTCATCGG TGACTTGGCTGACGCCTATCCCAATGGcgagcttgttgatgcttTCCGCCAGGGCTGGTTGACGGCTATGATTAAGgagaccaagaccaaccGCGACTTCCAGCCGCGCACGATAGAGACCGCCCGCTGGGCTCGTGAGCAAGTCAAGCGTCAGTTGGGTGGCACACAAGGCGTCATTGCTCAGTCTTGA
- a CDS encoding GDP dissociation inhibitor domain-containing protein, whose product MESLSDTKWDVVISGTGLQQSLLALALSRSGKNILHVDPNEYYGEAEAVLSLQEVDEWAARRQSEDGDGVFAAARVTRPDGPESLSSRGYTLALAPQLIHTRSELLSKLVSSKAFRQLEFLAVGSFYIYQPSSAESSAPSLSRIPSTREDVFANTTISVKAKRGLMKFLKFVLDYNVEPQTDVWKPHAGDSLASFLAAEFKLDAALQAYIITLTLSLDGKISTEAGLAAIHRHITSMGVFGAGFAAVYPKWGGLSEIAQVGCRAGAVGGAVYMLGVGIKDVQKAPHTAEMPEELDIVLSNDMAIKSKALVKALGKPAGESRRLSRLTAIVNSGLPSLFETVTDGAPTPAVGVVAIPAGTPFGEDGVSSEYPIYALAHSSDAGECPSGQCVLYLSTLTSPDAQTHLEKALQSLLASLSADGQEPPKSLYQLYYEQTGFDVPSVNIDGRSAVFSLLPLDLAFNDSVLDPVRSAWEMIASPATEEASAEYLVFTDREGADAEDEFDN is encoded by the exons ATGGAATCCCTCTCAGACACAAAGTGGGATGTAGTGATCAGCGGCACGGGGCTCCAGCAATCCCTTCTCGCCCT TGCCCTGTCGCGATCTGGCAAGAACATCCTCCACGTCGATCCTAACGAGTACTATggcgaggccgaggctgttCTGAGCCTGCAGGAGGTTGACGAGTGGGCTGCTAGACGCCAGTcggaggatggcgatggcgttTTTGCAGCTGCGCGGGTGACTCGTCCCGACGGCCCCGAAAGCTTGTCGTCGAGGGGATACACCCTCGCCCTGGCGCCGCAGCTGATCCACACGCGCTCAGAGCTCCTGTCGAAGCTGGTTTCGTCGAAAGCCTTTCGGCAGCTCGAGTTCCTTGCTGTTGGCTCGTTTTACATCTATCAGCCTTCGTCCGCAGAGTCTTCAGCTCCTAGCCTCAGCCGCATACCTTCGACTCGAGAAGACGTGTTTGCCAACACGACGATTTCAGTCAAAGCAAAGCGCGGGCTTATGAAGTTTCTCAAGTTTGTGCTGGACTACAACGTTGAGCCGCAGACGGATGTGTGGAAGCCACATGCAGGCGACTCGCTGGCGAGTTTTCTTGCGGCAGAGTTTAAGCTTGACGCCGCCCTGCAGGCCTACATTATCACTCTGACTCTCAGCTTGGATGGCAAGATATCGACAGAAGCTGGTTTGGCTGCTATCCACCGCCATATTACCTCCATGGGGGTCTTTGGCGCAGGTTTTGCAGCTGTTTATCCCAAATGGGGTGGCCTCTCTGAGATTGCCCAAGTGGGCTGTCGAGCCGGTGCCGTCGGCGGCGCCGTGTATATGCTCGGCGTTGGCATCAAGGACGTTCAGAAAGCCCCTCACACGGCCGAAATGCCTGAAGAGCTGGACATTGTCCTATCAAACGACATGGCGATAAAGTCAAAAGCCTTAGTGAAAGCCCTAGGCAAGCCGGCAGGCGAAAGCCGCCGCCTGAGCAGACTCACAGCCATTGTCAACTCAGGTCTACCATCGCTCTTCGAGACGGTGACTGATGGCGCCCCGACTCCAGCCGTCGGCGTAGTCGCGATTCCCGCTGGAACACCGTTTGGTGAAGACGGAGTCTCATCTGAGTACCCTATCTATGCTCTGGCTCATTCAAGTGACGCCGGCGAATGCCCTTCTGGACAAT GCGTATTATATCTAAGCACACTTACAAGCCCAGATGCTCAGACACATCTTGAAAAAGCGCTCCAATCCCTTTTGGCTTCCCTCTCTGCAGACGGCCAAGAGCCTCCCAAGTCACTCTACCAGTTGTATTATGAGCAAACTGGTTTTGACGTTCCATCCGTAAACATTGATGGGAGATCTGCTGTATTCTCCTTGCTACCTTTGGATCTCGCGTTTAATGACTCTGTACTGGATCCTGTTCGGAGCGCATGGGAAATGATTGCGTCTCCTGCTACGGAAGAAGCATCCGCAGAGTATCTAGTATTCACAGATCGGGAGGGTGCTGATGCCGAAGATGAATTTGATAATTGA
- a CDS encoding phosphofructokinase domain-containing protein, with product MAIKKKIAVMTSGGDSPGMNAVVRAVVRMSIHMGCDAFCIYEGYEGLVQGGDFIRQMGWDDVRSFLSEGGTLIGTARCMAFYERPGRLTAAKNMVLNGIDALIICGGDGSLTGADKFRAEWPSLLEELVDNKELTPEQVAPYKHLNIVGLVGSIDNDLSGTDATIGCYSALSRICEMVDYIEATASSHSRAFVIEVMGRHCGWLALLAGVATGADFVFIPERPRDQDWREDMKIVVQRHRNMGKRKTIVIVAEGARDKDGTKITPDEIKDLLADKSEGGLCLDTRITTLGHVQRGGTAVAYDRMLATLQGVEAVKAVLEATPETETCFIAINENKIVRKPLMQAVKETKEVAVAVDAKDFDKAMSLRDTEFSDQYKSYLTTTNVMVDDHKLPEKSRMKIGFINVGAPAGGMNAAVRAAVAYCLSRGHEPLAIHNGFAGFARHHGDSPLGAVRPFDWLEVDGWASKGGSEIGTNRELPSESGMELIANLIEQYEFDALFIVGGFEAFHAVSQLRKARAEYPSLCIPLCLLPATISNNVPGTEYSLGSDTCLNELVNYCDKIKQSASATRRRVFVIETQGGRSGYVATLGGLSVGASAVYIPEEGISLEMLNADVKHLKEVFRKDKGQSRAGRLILVNEKASKVYDAKLIASIIREEAHDRFESRESIPGHVQQGGVPSPMDRCRAVRLAIKCMQHLEEYGRNAHNRVKKDPNSTSVIGIQGSEVVFTPIEELEEKHTDWPNRRPKVAHWLDMREVVDILGGRPDYPKPEKSLTGLIAKDTKRGIYSGAD from the exons ATGGcgatcaagaagaagattgccgtCATGACCTCGGGAGGCGACTCCCCGGGCATGAACGCCGTTGTCCGCGCCGTTGTCCGCATGTCCATTCACATGGGCTGCGATGCGTTCTGCATCTACGAGGGGTACGAGGGGCTGGTGCAGGGCGGCGACTTCATCAGGCAGATGGGATGGGACGACGTCAGAAGCTTTCTGTCCGAAGGTGGAACGCTCATCGGAACAGCTCGATGCATGGCCTTTTACGAACGACCGGGTCGGTTGACGGCCGCCAAGAACATGGTGCTCAATGGCATTGACGCCCTCATTATCTGCGGAGGTGACGGCTCTCTGACCGGTGCTGACAAGTTCCGGGCGGAATGGCCTTCATTGCTTGAGGAACTTGTCGACAACAAGGAGCTGACTCCGGAGCAAGTTGCGCCGTACAAGCATCTGAACATTGTCGGCCTGGTCGGATCCATTGACAATGACTTGTCCGGTACGGATGCCACCATCGGCTGCTACTCGGCCCTCTCGCGTATCTGCGAAATGGTTGACTACATTGAAGCAACGGCTTCTTCACATTCTCGTGCTTTTGTCATTGAAGTCATGGGACGACACTGCGGTTGGCTAGCGCTTCTGGCTGGAGTTGCGACGGGAGCCGACTTTGTCTTCATTCCCGAGCGGCCGAGAGATCAGGATTGGCGAGAGGACATGAAGATTGTGGTTCAGCGA CACCGTAACATGGGAAAGCGAAAGAccattgtcattgtcgcAGAGGGCGCCCGTGATAAAGACGGCACCAAGATCACCCCCGACGAGATCAAAGACCTCCTGGCCGACAAGAGCGAAGGTGGCCTCTGCCTCGACACCCGAATCACCACTCTGGGTCACGTCCAGCGAGGAGGCACAGCAGTGGCCTACGACCGCATGCTCGCCACACTACAAGGTGTtgaggctgtcaaggctgTGCTGGAGGCCACTCCCGAGACCGAAACTTGCTTCATTGCCATCAACGAGAACAAGATTGTGCGAAAGCCGCTTATGCAGGCTGTCAAGGAGACCAAGGAAGTGGCCGTTGCTGTCGATGCCAAAGATTTCGACAAGGCCATGAGCCTCCGAGATACCGAATTCTCGGACCAGTACAAGTCTTACCTGACAACTACCAATGTCATGGTGGATGATCACAAGTTGCCTGAGAAGAGC CGAATGAAAATTGGTTTCATCAACGTCGGCGCCCCTGCCGGTGGTATGAATGCCGCTGTGCGCGCGGCCGTTGCATACTGCCTCTCTCGTGGGCACGAGCCCCTTGCCATTCACAATGGTTTCGCCGGATTCGCTCGCCACCACGGCGATTCACCCCTCGGGGCCGTGCGGCCCTTTGACTGGCTCGAGGTGGACGGCTGGGCAAGCAAAGGCGGCTCCGAGATTGGCACCAACCGCGAGCTCCCTTCCGAATCCGGCATGGAGCTGATTGCCAACCTCATTGAGCAGTACGAATTCGACGCCCTCTTCATTGTTGGCGGCTTTGAGGCTTTCCATGCCGTCTCTCAGCTGCGCAAGGCTAGAGCCGAGTATCCATCATTGTGCATTCCCCTTTGTCTTCTGCCAGCCACGATTTCCAACAACGTTCCCGGCACCGAGTACTCCTTGGGCTCGGACACTTGTCTCAACGAGTTGGTCAACTACTGCGACAAGATTAAGCAGTCTGCTTCGGCCACCCGCCGCCGCGTCTTTGTTATCGAGACGCAGGGTGGACGCTCGGGCTATGTCGCAACGCTGGGTGGCCTCAGCGTGGGGGCCTCTGCCGTTTACATTCCCGAAGAGGGAATTAGCCTTGAGATGCTGAATGCGGACGTCAAGCACCTGAAGGAGGTTTTCcgcaaggacaagggccAGTCCCGCGCTGGTCGCCTGATTCTTGTCAACGAAAAGGCCAGCAAGGTGTACGACGCAAAACTcattgccagcatcatccgCGAGGAGGCGCACGACCGATTTGAAAGCCGAGAGAGCATCCCCGGACACGTGCAGCAAGGAGGTGTCCCCTCGCCCATGGACCGCTGCCGTGCTGTTCGACTGGCCATTAAGTGTATGCAGCACCTGGAGGAATATGGCCGCAACGCGCACAACCGGGTGAAGAAGGATCCCAACAGCACAAGTGTCATTGGCATCCAAGGCTCCGAGGTCGTCTTCACACCaatcgaggagctggaggagaagcacaCAGACTGGCCAAACAGAAGACCCAAGGTGGCGCACTGGCTGGATATGCGAGAGGTGGTTGATATCCTGGGCGGAAGACCAGACTATCCCAAGCCGGAAAAGAGTTTAACGGGACTTATCGCCAAGGATACGAAGCGCGGAATCTACTCGGGTGCGGACTGA
- a CDS encoding subunit 17 of mediator complex domain-containing protein, producing MSSGDGPPPLSLRPFPVADQKPKNLAEFIARVNAQPGGFRSVTEDKLREDLKSSENSDGAADHDEDMSEAGAENDVAEKDPNVARMEVLKNIDIASNIALLTLDSMSLLLSKQNPTQAGLTLSQQLRDMVGIGTLGADRLNDSNSTPAKTKDQEAVAMGWTIMEINKTRDSAEEAAAFLEKEISAESKYWEDIISVRKAGWSVCKVPQERYTLGVRFGFSEAAPEFKNNGLAPMRRGDNGSTDLDFGRLGGVSEALVVTYERDGKVLGRSTTRSASEDGSLESRVLEARNTIFSQELWHELTKESRSLAAYDVRPEGKKLVCQADDTTKILFELVPLESCPSPDENLPENGLAEKTSMALHILLSYAHRYNELMRIRPVPPHISRTSRQQSYALLRPVLARTMYLKNIEESMQYVGSLVKTLQKVGLPSSVILRTTQASASDPNSRGPNQLSASQTLVRNLLQTQDFTLELTILPEISFIIRARAFSFPVTATYYYILLPPSSPLPTMCPPWAEGYPSVRTLGDYLRTVVVRVLTNHFVTLVTSGAILQDETTAAAAENASNEAAADKNNIDIHFAMEHEDNDELALSLSNTSPNGTSKTWKWSVGGPSETRSAKDIVKELAKEQELA from the exons ATGTCTTCAGGCGACGGCCCGCCGCCGCTGTCACTGCGGCCGTTCCCCGTTGCCGACCAAAAACCCAAGAATCTCGCCGAGTTCATCGCTCGAGTCAACGCCCAGCCTGGCGGCTTCCGCTCCGTAACAGAAGACAAGCTCCGCGAAGACCTGAAAAGCAGCGAGAATTCCGATGGAGCGGCCGATCACGATGAGGACATGTCCGAGGCTGGGGCGGAGAACGACGTCGCGGAGAAGGATCCCAACGTTGCGCGCATGGAGGTCCTGAAGAACATCGA TATAGCCAGTAATATTGCTCTATTGACTCTCGATTCCATgtcccttctcctctccaaaCAGAACCCGACGCAGGCTGGTTTGACCCTATCGCAGCAGCTACGCGACATGGTCGGTATTGGTACTCTCGGCGCAGACAGGCTTAACGACTCCAATTCTACACCAGCCAAGACAAAAGATCAGGAAGCGGTTGCCATGGGCTGGACCATTATGGAAATCAACAAGACGAGGGATTCCGCAGAAGAGGCTGCTGCGTTCTTGGAGAAAGAGATCAGCGCAGAGAGCAAATACTGGGAAGACATCATTTCGGTCAGGAAAGCTGGTTGGTCCGTATGCAAAGTTCCGCAGGAGAGATACACTTTGGGTGTGAGATTTGGTTTTTCAGAGG CCGCTCCCGAATTCAAGAATAACGGCTTAGCGCCAATGAGACGCGGTGACAATGGCTCAACAGATCTTGACTTTGGTCGATTGGGCGGCGTATCAGAAGCTCTCGTCGTGACGTACGAAAGAGATGGCAAGGTGCTTGGGCGATCCACCACTCGATCAGCCTCAGAAGATGGCTCGTTGGAATCACGAGTTTTGGAAGCGCGCAACACCATCTTCTCACAAGAACTTTGGCACGAACTGACCAAAGAGTCGCGGTCACTAGCCGCCTACGATGTCAGGCCTGAAGGGAAGAAGTTGGTCTGCCAGGCAGACGACACAACGAAAATCCTCTTTGAGCTAGTACCCTTGGAATCATGCCCTTCCCCTGACGAGAATCTTCCAGAGAATGGCCTGGCGGAAAAGACGTCCATGGCGCTGCACATTCTCCTGAGCTACGCCCATCGATACAACGAGCTCATGAGGATTCGGCCTGTTCCTCCTCACATCTCTCGCACCTCTCGTCAGCAATCCTACGCCCTCCTTCGCCCTGTCCTCGCGCGCACAATGTACCTAAAGAACATTGAGGAATCCATGCAGTACGTCGGCTCTCTAGTTAAGACGCTTCAAAAGGTCGGCCTCCCCTCTTCAGTCATCCTACGCACCACCCAAGCCAGCGCTTCCGACCCCAATTCTCGTGGGCCGAACCAGCTCTCCGCATCACAGACCCTAGTCCgcaatcttcttcagacGCAAGACTTTACCCTCGAACTCACCATCTTGCCCGAAATATCGTTCATCATTCGAGCCCGTGCGTTTAGCTTCCCCGTTACGGCGACGTACTACTacatcctcctcccaccTTCGTCGCCTCTTCCAACTATGTGTCCTCCTTGGGCAGAAGGATATCCCAGCGTCCGAACTCTAGGCGACTATCTCCGCACCGTCGTCGTCCGCGTCCTCACCAATCATTTCGTCACCCTGGTCACTTCTGGAGCAATATTACAAGACGAAAcaaccgccgccgctgcagAAAACGCATCCAAtgaagctgccgccgacAAGAACAACATCGACATCCACTTCGCCATGGAACACGAAGATAACGACGAACTAGCCTTATCCCTCAGTAACACCTCGCCAAACGGAACCTCCAAGACATGGAAATGGTCCGTTGGCGGACCTAGTGAAACGCGCTCAGCCAAGGATATCGTCAAGGAGCTCGCCAAGGAGCAAGAGCTCGCTTAG
- a CDS encoding 3' exoribonuclease family, domain 1 domain-containing protein has protein sequence MAPEVGLSRSTFAKLSPHPYLLANLEPSDDSVPPARSNGRAPFEVRTPTVNLSSLSHAHGSALVRTGDTTVICGIRGETILTDHIPNFRASNTQTELAEYDLLVPNIELATGSAPQFLPGGPPTTLAQTLSTRIYSLLHSSKLLRAEDLRIWHKRPAEAPIPVDDEEEGGNEQQEGEETVVAYWVLYIDLFFISFDGNPFDAAWAATVAALRDTKLPQARYDPDREMIICSRKDPKPLTVETMPIACTAVIFTGKETKDQAPDGKFWMLADPDTLEESLCNETVTIVIDCSGGSKRILSISKHGGTVMSAKLLGSKEFLDWASKRWEGLASAITGSR, from the coding sequence atggcaccCGAGGTGGGCCTGTCGCGCTCGACCTTTGCTAAGCTCTCTCCTCATCCGTATCTGCTCGCAAATCTCGAACCATCCGACGACTCTGTTCCACCTGCGCGAAGCAATGGCCGAGCTCCTTTCGAGGTCCGGACACCCACAGTGAACCTCTCCAGCTTATCACATGCCCACGGAAGTGCCCTAGTCAGGACAGGGGATACAACCGTCATTTGCGGAATTCGGGGCGAAACAATCCTGACAGACCACATCCCCAACTTCCGCGCGTCCAATACACAGACAGAATTGGCCGAGTACGACTTGTTGGTTCCGAATATTGAATTGGCCACCGGGTCGGCGCCACAATTTTTGCCCGGCGGTCCGCCCACAACTCTCGCTCAGACATTGAGCACCAGAATCTATTCCCTTCTACACAGCTCCAAGCTGCTGCGCGCTGAAGATTTGCGGATATGGCACAAACGACCGGCCGAAGCTCCGATCCCggtcgacgacgaagaggagggagggaatgagcagcaagaaggagaagagaccGTGGTGGCATATTGGGTGCTGTATATcgatctcttcttcatctcgtTCGACGGCAATCCCTTTGATGCAGCTTGGGCAGCAACCGTGGCTGCTCTCCGCGACACCAAGCTACCCCAAGCTCGCTACGATCCAGACAGAGAGATGATTATATGCTCCAGAAAAGACCCCAAGCCTCTCACGGTGGAAACCATGCCCATTGCTTGCACAGCAGTCATTTTCACAGGCAAAGAGACGAAAGACCAGGCTCCAGATGGCAAATTCTGGATGTTGGCTGACCCAGATACCCTGGAGGAATCATTATGCAACGAGACAGTTACGATTGTCATTGACTGCTCTGGCGGCTCAAAACGAATCCTGTCCATCTCGAAGCACGGAGGCACGGTCATGTCGGCGAAGCTACTTGGGTCGAAGGAGTTTCTCGACTGGGCAAGTAAGCGGTGGGAGGGCCTTGCATCGGCAATCACTGGCAGCCGATGA